The nucleotide window CGGCGAAAGGCTTTTCATCAATTTCCTCCACGCCGGCGCCGTGCAGACCACGGCCCTGGACCTGAACGGCAAAAAGATTTGGCAGTGGAAAATCTGTGACTTCGTCCGGCATCAGGGTTTCGGTTCGTCCCCGTTCATTCATGGATCGTTGGTGCTGGTGACGGCGGATCACCGGGGCGGCGGAACGGTCGCGGGCTTGGATCGCCGCACGGGGCAGGTGGTTTGGAGTCAGTCGCGGCCGAAGATTCCCAACTACACTTCACCCACCGTCGTCCGCGCGCAGGGCCGCGAACAGATGGTCATGGCCGGCTGCAACTTGATTTCCAGTTTCGATCCGCAAACGGGAAAGAAGCTCTGGGAGATCGATGGTTCTACGGAAGAATGCGTGGTGTCGATGGTGACGGATGGAGAGCGCGTGTTCGCGAGCGGCGGTTATCCGCGAAATCACACCGTGGCCGTGCTCGCGGACGGTTCCGGCAAGGTGGCGTGGCAAAACGCTTCCCGCCTTTATGTGCCGTCGCCGATCGTGAAAGACGGACACCTGTATGGTGTGTTGGACGCCGGGTTCGCTGTTTGCTGGAAATCAGACTCCGGCGAGGAACTTTGGAAGACGCGCCTGGGCGGCGACTTCTTTGCGTCGCCCGTGATGGTGGGCGACCGCATCTTCGCTTCGAACGTGGCTGGAAAAACTTTTGTCTTCGACGCCACGCCGCAGTCGTTCAAGAGCGTGGCCGAGAATCAGCTTGGCGACGAAGCGTATGCTTCACCGGCGATTTGCGGCGACCGCATTTATCTGCGCGTGGCCAAGAACAGCGGCGCCCGACAGGAGTTCCTTTACTGCATCGGCGAGGCGAAGCATTAGCGCCGCGATCAAGCCGCGGCTTTCGTGCCGCAGTTGATGCTCATGATGCCGCCCAAAAGATTAATCACGCGCACGTGGGAATAATTCTCGCGCGCCATCAAATCGGCGATGCCCCGCTGGCCCGGATAGTG belongs to Verrucomicrobiota bacterium and includes:
- a CDS encoding serine/threonine protein kinase, with product MTNRLLFAAFMFIGTAALFPSSTALAAVNPDKDWPTWRGPAGNGLASPNQSPPVRWSETENVLWKAVIPGRGHGSPTVVGERVYLATADPERQTQSVLALDRQSGKEVWQTIVHQGTLDTGGHRNSSLASSTVACDGERLFINFLHAGAVQTTALDLNGKKIWQWKICDFVRHQGFGSSPFIHGSLVLVTADHRGGGTVAGLDRRTGQVVWSQSRPKIPNYTSPTVVRAQGREQMVMAGCNLISSFDPQTGKKLWEIDGSTEECVVSMVTDGERVFASGGYPRNHTVAVLADGSGKVAWQNASRLYVPSPIVKDGHLYGVLDAGFAVCWKSDSGEELWKTRLGGDFFASPVMVGDRIFASNVAGKTFVFDATPQSFKSVAENQLGDEAYASPAICGDRIYLRVAKNSGARQEFLYCIGEAKH